The Allorhodopirellula heiligendammensis nucleotide sequence CAGTTACCCGCAGCCTCCCAGAGAAGACCACCGCCCTCTCCCACGACCTTTTCCAATGCGAGCTGTTGGCATTTCCGGGAGCTAACTCCTGCTCCCCGCCGTACCGCATCGCCGCAGCATTACCGAGCTGATTCTTCGCATGTCCTCAAAACAGGTCACGCCTTACGTCTCAAAATGTGTTCAAAATTTTGCTTGACCCTAGAACTAAGCCCCCTCATACTCAGCAGACGCCAACCGGCGATAATATTCCCTCGAACCGGCGATAACACTTCCCGTGTCACCGAGGGAACCGAAGGTCCAACCGGCGATAACACTCCCCCGAGCTCCTTATAGCCCGGTGACCGCCCCACCAACCGGCGATAATTACCTCGTTACGAGACCAAGCTGGTATTGAAGCCAAGTGTGCCCTGCGGGGCATGGTCCGACGCCCGAGCAGCGGCAACCAGCGCCAGCCCTGCGGGGCACGAGGCAACACTGCCCTGCGGGGCATCAACCAACGCCTGCCCTGCGGGGCACTGTCCGACGCCTGATCAACTGGTGACTGTGACTCATGCTCGTTGCGGATCAAAGACGCGGGCAAGCCCGCTGGTGCTACGCTACACTAAACGACTCGTAACAATGCAATGATGACGGAGCGGCGTAGTCGCCGTTGGCTCAGTGGTTGAGTCGCTCGCCGCCGCCCGCATATCGCCGCCGTTACCCGACAGAGATCATACAAACCGACTGACGAGACAATGGAGACACAGGTCAAACGAACACGCTCGCTGACGCTTGTTTTACTGCTGATTTTATTAGTCGTGTCGTCTTACGGCGCCACCGTTGTGGTTGCCTGGGCACGCGGTTTTCCAAACCGCCTGCAAGAATCCATGGACAGCTTAGCGAACGCAATGGCGCCGGCTTACGTGGAATCGGTTCATGATGCCCTGCGGCATGGCGATGTTGCGACCAAGACTCAGCTAATCAATGAACATCTTATCCCTGCCATCGATGGTCACCCAGATGCTGCCGCTTGGGTTCGCAACGAATACTACGATGACTTAGTTCGTCTTGCTGCGTCGGATGACTTGGCGGTATCGTCTGCTGCATCGGACGTGCTCTCAAAGTTAAAATCCGCGTCTAGTGAAAAACCGATCAACGACGGCGGGTAACAATTCCATGCAATGGAGGACGGTGTCCACGTCTTGGCAGGTCAACGTCTTTCTGCCGTCCCCACTGATGGCCGCCGTTCGCCGACTGAGATTTACCGCCCGTGAGAAAACGCCTGCGTAAGAAACGGAGACTCGGCGAGTTCCGCGAAGACTGCTTTGAGCTGACATTTGAGATGTCGCCAACGCTCAACGACGATGAAAGCGATTGCCTGACGGACGCGTTCATTGACATGATCGAGTCCAACGGTCTTCAATTTGGCGGCGGCGGGAACGATCGCTGGTCCGGAATCGTCCAAGGCCCATACCGTGGGTCGGCGACCGAGTCCGACCGGCAAACCGTACTCACCTGGCTCAATCAGCATCTGGACGTACTGAACTCACAGGCTGGTCCGCTACGTGACGCGTGGTACGGTTGGTCGTCATAGACACGCCGGTCGTCTAGCTTGGTACACTGTCATCGACCAAATCGCGGCGAACCATGCCGTGTACACGGAGGGCGGCATCGGGCGTTTACAAATGGAAAGTCGAACCGCCGTCCCCGGTGACTGCCGCCGTTCGTCGGAAAAACTGACGCCCCGAAGGAACACTGTGAACGCCAGTCATTGCTCAACGATCTTCGCATCCCTCATCGTATTATGTCTGCACTTCAATTGTGAAGCCCGAACATACGGTGACGACGGGGTTGCGGCGAAACTCGAAATTGCTGGCGCAGAATGTGAAACGGACAAGGAGGGGAATATTGTTGGTGTCTATTTTCGCGACGAGCTCGCGACGGCGCAGGACCTCTCGCTGTTTGCTGAGTTGGAACACGTCACCGAAATTGCAATCTCTGGAGTTGATCTAGGTGACGACGGTCTCAAACACTTAAGTTCTCTGGCAACATTGAAGGAGCTGGATGCGTCGGAAACGAAATGCACGGACCGAGACTTAGAAAATCTCGCATCATTAACTGCAATCGAATGGATCGATCTAAGTGATACTGCAATCACTGACGCTTCGATTGACACGCTAATGAAACTTCCAAATCTCAAGTGGATTGACTTAAGCTCGACTCGTGTAACCGTGGACGGACTTGGTCGTTTGCGAAAACACAATCCCGAGTTGCATGTCAGCGAATGGTGGAACTATCGTGCCGGAGTCATGGGTGGCCGTGGTTTGCTGGACATCCAACGAGCCACGATCATTTTCGACTACGTCCGTGCCTCGGGATCCGGCGGTGGATGGGGTGGAGGCTCGATCGAGGTGTCCAAGCCAATCGATAACGATCAGAGTTCAGCGTCAATGAGCGGCGGCGGTGGCTCGATCGGACCTGGGTCCGTTTCTGCGGCTTTGGCGTACGTAGACGGCATTCCAACCATACGCGTCGGCAAGCATACTGTCGAAATCCGAAACGATGGGAGCGACTTGTTTGTCGATGGACAGCGATTTCGTATTACGAAGAAGAAGTTGCGTATAAGCTTGACCGCTGATGGTGTCGCGACGCTCCTTGATTAAGACAACCGACGAACCATGGGTTGCAACGAAGCCGGGTTTGCGAGATTCTGCGAAGTGGAGAGTCAATCGTCCCGGCTCGCTGAACCCCGACGTTCCCCGACTGACTTGATGCAAACTCAGTTGTCACATGAACCTGCTTCAGTACACCGTTCCATCTGGCTTGCCCTGTTACGGCGACTGGGACTTTGCGATGCACCCCGGAACTTTTCGGTTTCCGGTTTGCGACTTACGTGACGCATTTCGTGCTGGCCTCGAATACAGCTCAAAATACGCGCCGATGTGGTCAAAGAAGAGTGGCATCTATCGGGATCATCTTAACAGCATGACGATTCTAGAATGGCTAGAGTCGTTGGATGCTACCGGCGATCCTGTTACCGTCTACTCTGAGCAAGTACCAGATCTTTTCTGGACTACCGCCGCTTCCCTTATTTACGGCGGTAAGTTCACGGACGTCATCTGCCCGGAATGTACGCGGCTATATATTCCAGCCGACACCCGTAAACTATATTGGACTTATGGTAGCGGCCTTGCCGCGGACGGTGGACATCGACTCGTATGCCCTCACGATCACACGCTATACTCAATGATGGAGTGGAACAGCTAAACGGCGGCGAACCAATGAGGATTTGACTTCGCGTAAACGCGACGGTTGAGTCACTATCTGATTCGATTTACTTCGTTCGTCGAAGGCAGAATTGCGAACGCCTAGCCGAAGCTCAAGTCCTTTGTTCAGGAAGCCCGGTGCTTACCCAACGCACCTTGAGCTTTGCTTCCACAGGGACAGCCCAGGTGCAGGCGGTGGTGCGGTTTGCGAATCCGGTGCGACGGATTACGACACCAAGAATCGCCTCCCGTGTACTTGGCAGATTGATGATTGGCGGTTTTTCCTCGACATTCACGCTCCTGTGACGACTTCGGATGTGATTGGCGCATTGCTTCATCGATCGCCCTCCTGCAGACGTTTCGATTCTCGCGGTCTTGTCAACTCGATGCCTCATCGCTTAGCCGCTGTCGTAGAAGGTCTGTCCGTGTTCGGGACGAACGCCCAGCGAACCGAGTGAGCGGTAGGTCACTTCGGTCACCCGCATCTCGCCGCCACACTCGATGCACTTCATCGGTGCTGTCAACTTCTTAGTCTGCGGCGCGTAGCCGCTGGCTAGCCAGAACGTCCAGCCCAACATGATCCACACGAGCCACTTCACTTCATCGACCGAGATCTTGCTGTTCGCACTCATCCAGCCATAGTGACGGATCTTCATGAAGTTCGTCGGCAGCACGTGCTGCGCGAAGTTTTCGACGAACGTTTCGCCAGGAACCACCTTGGTTTCCATCCGATTGCCTTTGCGGCGAATTCGATACGTCACCGTTTCTTCGTTGACATCCACGATCCGGCTGTCGTTGATCGCAACG carries:
- a CDS encoding 50S ribosome-binding protein YggL — translated: MRKRLRKKRRLGEFREDCFELTFEMSPTLNDDESDCLTDAFIDMIESNGLQFGGGGNDRWSGIVQGPYRGSATESDRQTVLTWLNQHLDVLNSQAGPLRDAWYGWSS